A window of the Synechococcus sp. LTW-R genome harbors these coding sequences:
- a CDS encoding response regulator transcription factor, which translates to MSLEPETQPDVTPASPARLLLVDDEPGLRTAVQAYLEDEGFQVTTAVDGEDGWAKAQELLPDVVISDVMMPRLDGYGLLRKLREDERLGGTPVIFLTAKGMTADRIEGFQAGCDDYIPKPFDPDELVARVHNVVKRQERLLTEAARFADADIGQMAKQITEIRSLLATGGSKQPAAAVKHEFTPREASVLQLVAEGMMNKEIARRLETSIRNVEKYVSRLFTKTGTASRTELVRYALENGLVE; encoded by the coding sequence ATGAGCCTCGAACCTGAAACCCAGCCAGACGTCACGCCAGCGTCACCCGCCCGCTTGCTTCTGGTGGATGACGAACCGGGGTTGCGTACCGCCGTGCAGGCCTACCTGGAGGACGAGGGGTTCCAGGTCACGACGGCCGTCGATGGCGAAGACGGCTGGGCGAAGGCCCAGGAGTTGCTGCCCGACGTCGTGATCAGCGACGTGATGATGCCCCGCCTCGATGGCTATGGCCTGCTGCGAAAGCTCCGCGAGGACGAGCGCCTGGGCGGGACCCCGGTCATCTTCCTGACGGCGAAGGGGATGACGGCCGATCGCATCGAGGGCTTTCAGGCCGGCTGCGACGACTACATCCCGAAGCCGTTTGACCCCGACGAACTGGTGGCGCGGGTCCACAACGTGGTGAAGCGCCAGGAGCGGCTGCTGACCGAGGCCGCCCGCTTTGCCGATGCGGACATCGGCCAGATGGCCAAGCAGATCACCGAGATCCGCTCCCTGCTGGCCACCGGTGGCAGCAAGCAACCGGCGGCGGCCGTGAAGCACGAGTTCACCCCCCGGGAAGCCTCGGTGCTGCAGCTGGTGGCGGAGGGAATGATGAACAAGGAGATCGCCCGGCGCCTGGAGACCTCCATCCGCAACGTCGAGAAGTACGTGAGTCGGCTGTTCACCAAGACCGGGACCGCGAGCCGCACGGAACTGGTGCGTTACGCCCTGGAAAACGGCCTGGTTGAGTAA
- a CDS encoding DUF2752 domain-containing protein: MTANRFLQRVQRSGCLLPTGLLGGLWLKGLHPGLPGWSCPLRALTGIPCPTCYLTRATAACLTGDLDGGLQLHAFGPVVAAALVTWSIVSIRQRRLLPTGIPAWPLGAGVIALMSYWFLRLGVSLGGWPGPGLLQFPLAQLS, encoded by the coding sequence TTGACCGCTAACCGGTTTCTTCAACGGGTTCAACGCAGCGGTTGCCTGCTGCCGACTGGTCTCCTCGGAGGGCTTTGGCTTAAGGGCCTGCACCCAGGCCTGCCCGGCTGGAGCTGTCCGCTGCGGGCGCTCACAGGCATTCCCTGCCCGACTTGCTATCTGACCCGCGCCACCGCCGCCTGCTTGACAGGCGACCTGGATGGGGGACTGCAGCTCCATGCTTTTGGCCCGGTGGTGGCGGCGGCCCTCGTGACCTGGTCCATCGTCTCGATCCGCCAACGCCGCCTGCTGCCGACGGGGATTCCGGCATGGCCCCTCGGCGCTGGTGTCATCGCCCTCATGAGCTATTGGTTCCTGCGCCTGGGCGTGAGCTTGGGTGGTTGGCCCGGCCCAGGCCTGCTGCAGTTCCCACTGGCGCAGCTCAGCTAA
- the bchM gene encoding magnesium protoporphyrin IX methyltransferase yields the protein MPADQLLNAKAADKQAEKQEVKGYFETTGFDRWNRIYSESSDVNKVQRNIRIGHQKTVDNVLAWLQEQGNLGGRSFCDAGCGVGSLTLPLAQLGAGSIAASDLSEAMVQEAERRANEAGIAPGQVSYLASDLESLSGRYDTVVCLDVFIHYPQEPAEEMVRHLASMAEKHLIVSFAPYTPVLAVLKKIGQLFPGPSKTTRAYTLREKGIVQAAEAAGFVLKRRSLNKAPFYFSRLLAFEKA from the coding sequence ATGCCCGCCGATCAGCTCCTCAACGCCAAGGCCGCGGACAAGCAGGCCGAGAAGCAAGAGGTGAAGGGCTATTTCGAAACCACCGGGTTCGATCGCTGGAACCGCATCTACAGCGAATCCAGTGACGTCAACAAGGTGCAGCGGAACATCCGCATCGGCCACCAAAAGACCGTCGACAACGTGCTGGCCTGGCTTCAGGAGCAGGGGAACCTGGGCGGCCGCAGCTTCTGTGATGCCGGCTGCGGGGTCGGCAGCTTGACGCTGCCCCTGGCCCAGCTCGGGGCCGGCTCCATCGCCGCCTCTGACCTCTCCGAGGCCATGGTCCAGGAGGCGGAGCGCCGGGCCAACGAGGCCGGCATCGCCCCCGGGCAGGTCAGCTACTTGGCCTCCGACCTCGAGAGCCTCAGCGGTCGCTACGACACCGTGGTCTGCCTGGATGTCTTCATCCACTACCCCCAGGAACCGGCCGAGGAGATGGTGCGCCACCTCGCCTCCATGGCCGAGAAGCACCTGATCGTCAGCTTTGCGCCCTACACCCCAGTGCTGGCCGTCCTCAAAAAAATCGGCCAGCTCTTCCCCGGCCCCAGCAAGACCACCCGCGCCTACACCCTGCGCGAGAAGGGCATCGTCCAGGCCGCTGAAGCGGCGGGCTTCGTGCTCAAGCGCCGCAGCCTGAACAAGGCCCCCTTCTACTTCTCACGGCTGCTGGCCTTCGAGAAGGCCTGA
- a CDS encoding NAD(P)H-quinone oxidoreductase subunit H, which produces MTQLETRTEPMVVNFGPHHPSMHGVLRLVVTLDGEDVVDCEPVIGYLHRGMEKIAENRTNVMFVPYVSRMDYAAGMFYEAIVVNAPERLADVPVPKRASYIRVLMLELNRIANHLLWLGPFLADVGAQTPFFYIFREREMIYDLWEAATGQRLINNNYFRIGGVAADLPYGWLDKCLDFCDWFGPKIDEYEKLITNNPIFRKRIEGLGTITREQAINWSLSGPMLRASGVPWDLRKVDHYECYDDFDWDVAWEKEGDCYARYRVRIEEMRQSLKILRQACQMIPGGPTENLEARRMAEGKGSEFAGFDYQIVAKKVAPTFKIPNGELYTRLESGKGEIGVFLQGNNDVTPWRFKIRAADFTNLQILPHILKGAKVADIMAILGSIDVIMGSVDR; this is translated from the coding sequence ATGACGCAGCTGGAAACGCGCACGGAGCCGATGGTGGTGAACTTCGGGCCCCACCACCCCTCGATGCACGGGGTGTTGCGGCTTGTGGTCACCCTGGACGGTGAGGACGTGGTGGATTGCGAGCCGGTCATCGGCTACCTCCACCGCGGCATGGAGAAGATCGCCGAGAACCGCACGAACGTGATGTTCGTGCCCTACGTCAGCCGCATGGATTACGCGGCCGGCATGTTCTACGAAGCGATCGTGGTCAACGCCCCAGAGCGTCTGGCCGATGTGCCGGTGCCCAAGCGCGCCAGCTACATCCGCGTGTTGATGCTCGAGCTCAACCGCATCGCCAACCACCTGCTCTGGCTTGGCCCCTTCCTGGCGGACGTGGGTGCCCAGACGCCGTTCTTCTACATCTTCCGCGAGCGGGAGATGATCTACGACCTCTGGGAAGCCGCCACCGGGCAGCGCCTGATCAACAACAACTACTTCCGCATCGGCGGTGTCGCCGCGGACCTGCCCTACGGCTGGCTGGACAAGTGCCTGGACTTCTGCGATTGGTTCGGGCCGAAGATCGACGAATACGAAAAGCTGATCACCAACAACCCGATCTTCCGCAAGCGGATTGAGGGCCTTGGAACGATCACGCGCGAACAGGCGATCAACTGGAGCCTCTCTGGCCCCATGCTGCGGGCCTCCGGGGTGCCCTGGGACCTGCGCAAGGTCGACCACTACGAGTGCTACGACGACTTCGACTGGGATGTGGCCTGGGAGAAGGAGGGCGATTGCTACGCCCGCTACCGCGTCCGCATCGAGGAGATGCGCCAGTCCCTGAAGATCCTGCGCCAGGCCTGCCAGATGATCCCCGGCGGCCCGACCGAGAACCTCGAGGCGCGGCGCATGGCCGAAGGCAAGGGCAGCGAATTTGCCGGCTTCGACTATCAGATCGTCGCCAAAAAAGTGGCGCCGACCTTCAAGATCCCGAACGGCGAGCTCTACACCCGCCTGGAATCAGGCAAGGGTGAAATCGGGGTGTTCCTGCAGGGCAACAACGACGTGACCCCCTGGCGCTTCAAGATCCGCGCGGCCGACTTCACCAACCTGCAGATCCTTCCTCACATCCTCAAGGGAGCGAAGGTGGCCGACATCATGGCGATCCTGGGCTCGATCGACGTGATCATGGGCTCGGTTGACCGCTAA
- a CDS encoding cysteine desulfurase family protein produces MASGVTYLDYQSTTPCDPAVVQAMAPWWTEDFANPASRLHRPGLTAAAVVQHARSSIAASLGFGPEALIFCSGASEANNLAIKGVAEAELRRGGSRRRLICLATEHRAVLDPMRYLAGHGFELVCLAPQADGRIDLNQLEEALSAETLLVSVMAANNEIGVLQPMEAIVQLCHERQVLVHCDGAQAAGHVPLPSGLDLLSLSGHKLYGPKGIGALAIRPGVELAPQQHGGSQERGLRAGTLPVPLIVGLAKAVELGEADRDSRGPRLAQLRDALWERCQGLGGIERNGSATQCLPHNLNITIQGVEGTALHQALRRDLAVSSGSACAAGEPSHVLQALGRSRLEAAASVRFSLGRPSTRADVERAGDVLEDTLKTLRRP; encoded by the coding sequence ATGGCCTCCGGCGTCACCTATCTCGATTACCAATCCACCACCCCCTGCGATCCGGCGGTGGTGCAGGCGATGGCGCCCTGGTGGACCGAGGACTTCGCCAACCCCGCCAGCCGGCTGCATCGCCCGGGCTTGACCGCGGCCGCCGTCGTGCAGCACGCCAGAAGCAGCATCGCCGCCAGCCTGGGCTTCGGTCCCGAGGCGCTGATCTTCTGCAGCGGTGCCAGCGAAGCCAACAACCTGGCGATCAAAGGGGTCGCAGAGGCGGAGCTGCGGCGGGGCGGATCCCGCCGGCGCCTGATCTGCCTGGCCACCGAACACCGGGCCGTCCTCGATCCGATGCGCTACCTGGCGGGGCATGGCTTCGAGCTGGTCTGCCTCGCGCCCCAGGCCGATGGCCGGATCGACCTCAACCAACTGGAGGAGGCCCTGAGCGCAGAGACGCTGCTGGTGAGCGTCATGGCCGCCAACAACGAGATCGGCGTCCTCCAACCGATGGAGGCCATCGTTCAGCTCTGCCACGAACGGCAGGTTCTCGTCCACTGCGATGGGGCCCAGGCGGCCGGGCATGTGCCCCTGCCGTCCGGCCTCGATCTGCTGAGCCTCAGCGGACACAAGCTCTATGGCCCCAAAGGCATCGGCGCCCTCGCGATCCGCCCCGGGGTCGAGCTCGCCCCCCAGCAACACGGGGGCAGTCAAGAGCGGGGACTGCGGGCGGGCACCCTGCCGGTGCCCTTGATCGTCGGCCTGGCAAAAGCCGTGGAGCTGGGCGAGGCGGATCGGGACAGCCGCGGGCCACGGCTCGCCCAATTGCGGGATGCGCTCTGGGAGCGCTGCCAAGGCCTGGGGGGAATCGAGCGCAATGGCAGCGCCACGCAGTGCCTACCCCACAACCTCAACATCACCATCCAGGGCGTCGAGGGAACCGCCCTGCATCAAGCCCTCAGGCGCGACCTGGCGGTCAGCAGCGGCTCCGCCTGCGCCGCCGGCGAACCCTCCCATGTGCTGCAAGCCCTGGGCCGGAGTCGCCTTGAGGCGGCCGCTTCGGTGCGCTTCAGCCTGGGACGCCCCAGCACCCGCGCCGACGTGGAGCGCGCCGGAGACGTCCTAGAGGACACGCTCAAGACCCTGCGACGGCCCTAG
- the rsmH gene encoding 16S rRNA (cytosine(1402)-N(4))-methyltransferase RsmH, with protein sequence MASFAALEPLLQERGGGLLIDCTLGGGGHSALLLEAHPSLRLVGLDQDPTARQAAAERLAPFADRVTIVATNFADYQPQEPALAVMADLGVSSPQLDVAARGFSFRQDGPLDMRMNPEAGETAAELIERLEESELADLIYAYGEERLSRRIARKIKQHLAEQGPFAGTDALAYLVAGCYAPKARRGRIHPATRTFQALRIAVNDELGVLDRLLQQAPDWLLPGGLMGVISFHSLEDRRVKTAFSSDERLQRVTRKPETAAEEEQSSNPRSRSAKWRVAGKRALT encoded by the coding sequence ATGGCCAGTTTCGCTGCGCTGGAACCCCTTTTGCAGGAGCGGGGCGGTGGTCTGCTGATCGATTGCACCCTCGGTGGCGGCGGCCACAGCGCCCTGCTGCTCGAGGCCCACCCCAGCCTGCGCCTGGTGGGGTTGGATCAGGACCCCACGGCCCGGCAGGCGGCGGCGGAGCGCCTGGCCCCCTTTGCGGATCGGGTCACGATCGTCGCCACCAACTTCGCGGACTACCAGCCCCAGGAGCCGGCCCTGGCGGTCATGGCTGATCTCGGGGTGAGTAGTCCCCAGTTGGATGTGGCGGCGCGGGGCTTCAGCTTTCGCCAGGACGGACCGCTGGACATGCGGATGAATCCCGAGGCCGGGGAGACCGCCGCGGAGCTGATCGAGCGCCTCGAGGAATCCGAGCTGGCGGATCTGATCTATGCCTATGGCGAGGAGCGGCTCTCCCGACGCATCGCCCGCAAGATCAAGCAGCACCTCGCGGAGCAGGGACCGTTTGCCGGTACCGACGCCCTGGCCTATCTGGTGGCCGGTTGCTACGCCCCGAAGGCGCGCCGCGGGCGGATTCACCCGGCGACCCGCACCTTTCAGGCCCTGCGGATTGCCGTGAATGATGAACTGGGGGTTTTGGATCGCCTCCTGCAGCAGGCCCCCGATTGGCTGTTGCCCGGCGGGTTGATGGGGGTGATCAGTTTTCACTCCCTCGAGGATCGCCGCGTCAAAACCGCCTTCAGCAGTGATGAGCGGCTGCAGCGGGTCACCCGAAAACCAGAAACGGCTGCAGAGGAGGAGCAGAGCTCCAACCCTCGCAGCCGTTCCGCCAAATGGCGTGTCGCGGGAAAGCGCGCTCTGACTTGA
- a CDS encoding thioesterase family protein, whose amino-acid sequence MNPNSWLMLCRSVRFGETDAAGVLHFQQLLRWCHEAYEESLERFGLNAAEIFPTPGCTPEVGLPIVHCSADFRRPLICGSPLTIQVKPTRLDPSCFEVRYSFSSEDQLVAEGLTRHVAIRADGRQRCELPQGINRWLEASALQGGIQPL is encoded by the coding sequence ATGAATCCGAACAGCTGGTTGATGCTTTGCCGCAGCGTGCGTTTCGGCGAAACCGATGCCGCTGGCGTCCTGCATTTCCAACAGCTCCTGCGCTGGTGCCATGAGGCCTACGAAGAAAGCCTCGAGCGCTTTGGCCTCAATGCCGCCGAGATTTTTCCGACCCCCGGCTGCACCCCCGAGGTGGGACTGCCGATCGTTCACTGCAGCGCTGATTTCCGCCGCCCGCTGATCTGCGGCTCACCCCTGACGATCCAGGTCAAACCGACGCGGCTCGATCCCAGCTGCTTTGAAGTGCGCTACAGCTTCAGCAGCGAAGACCAACTGGTCGCGGAGGGGCTCACCCGCCATGTCGCCATCCGGGCTGACGGACGACAGCGCTGCGAATTACCGCAGGGAATCAATCGTTGGTTGGAAGCCTCTGCCCTGCAAGGCGGGATTCAGCCCCTTTAG
- a CDS encoding N-acetylglucosamine-6-phosphate deacetylase produces MVPFSHRMRWLSHVRLPGEPGLWRIGLAQERIASIQPMPPGRAAAGEHWQGDWLSPAGIDWQINGGLGLAFPELQPSDLPRLLELLELLWRDGVEAISPTLVTCAVAPLRQALAVLQQARLQHRSGRCRLLGAHLEGPFLAHGKRGAHPSEHLATPSLEALEARIGGHEAEIALVTLAPELTGAEAVIAALRDRGILVSLGHSEASAEQASRAFEQGVGMLTHSFNAMAGLQHRSPGPIGAAARRGDIALGLIADGVHVDPTMAVLLQRLAPEQVVLVSDALAPYGLADGLHRWDERTLIVEQGSCRLEDGTLAGVTLPLLEGVKRLARWSGDPDRAIAAATVLPRRLLGGATRVPQQLQGLPLGETLRWTGPSADLRWSRAA; encoded by the coding sequence ATGGTTCCGTTCTCGCATCGAATGCGCTGGCTGAGCCACGTTCGCCTGCCTGGAGAGCCAGGGCTCTGGCGCATCGGCCTGGCCCAGGAGCGGATCGCCAGCATCCAGCCCATGCCCCCGGGCAGAGCCGCCGCCGGTGAGCACTGGCAGGGGGACTGGCTGAGTCCCGCCGGGATCGACTGGCAGATCAACGGCGGGCTGGGATTGGCCTTCCCCGAACTGCAGCCCAGCGATCTCCCCAGACTGCTGGAGCTACTCGAGCTGCTCTGGCGCGACGGGGTTGAAGCGATCAGCCCGACCCTCGTGACCTGCGCGGTCGCCCCGCTGCGCCAAGCCCTGGCGGTGCTGCAGCAGGCACGCCTGCAACACCGCAGCGGCCGCTGCCGCCTGCTCGGGGCCCATCTGGAGGGGCCCTTCCTCGCCCATGGCAAACGGGGAGCCCACCCCTCCGAACACCTGGCTACGCCGAGCCTGGAGGCCCTCGAAGCCCGCATCGGCGGCCACGAAGCGGAGATCGCCCTGGTGACCCTGGCGCCGGAGCTGACGGGGGCCGAGGCGGTCATCGCCGCCCTGCGCGATCGGGGGATCCTGGTCAGCCTGGGGCACAGCGAGGCCAGTGCAGAGCAGGCCAGCCGCGCCTTCGAGCAAGGGGTGGGGATGTTGACCCACAGCTTCAACGCGATGGCGGGACTCCAGCACCGCAGTCCCGGTCCGATCGGAGCGGCGGCCCGGCGCGGCGATATCGCGCTCGGCTTGATCGCCGATGGGGTCCACGTGGATCCGACCATGGCGGTCCTGCTGCAGCGGCTGGCGCCCGAGCAAGTCGTGCTTGTCAGTGATGCCCTGGCCCCCTACGGCCTGGCGGACGGGCTGCACCGCTGGGATGAACGCACGCTGATCGTCGAGCAGGGGAGTTGCCGGCTCGAGGACGGCACCCTGGCCGGGGTCACCCTGCCACTGCTCGAGGGGGTCAAACGGTTAGCCCGCTGGAGCGGCGATCCGGATCGCGCCATCGCCGCGGCCACCGTCCTGCCCCGGCGCCTGCTGGGTGGGGCGACCCGGGTGCCGCAGCAACTCCAGGGGCTGCCCCTCGGCGAAACCCTGCGTTGGACGGGACCCAGTGCTGACCTGCGCTGGAGCCGGGCCGCCTGA
- a CDS encoding RluA family pseudouridine synthase, which yields MSKDWLPAALNGGHRYRDRVQAAAASVVGYYAERYAHSDPSVWMERLAAGEIWCNGEQLRADGALFAGDQLIWHRPPWEEAAVPVLSQRAVVFDDGDLLVLNKPSGLPVLPAGGFLEHTLLSQLRPWAPEARPVHRLGRFTSGLLVCARRRATRANLSARLRESTAEASVSRGCRKVYRALTAALPAAWGLGETRPITTPIGRRPHPLLGELWCVALADDDGALPSRSALTLLERRPEGCLVEVEIATGRPHQIRIHTAAIGSPLLGDPLYLPGGAARPEVLPGAGGYQLHAHRLRLEPEGLQLEAPLPSGLLEGQQP from the coding sequence TTGAGTAAGGACTGGCTGCCGGCGGCCCTGAACGGCGGCCACCGCTACCGGGACCGGGTTCAGGCGGCTGCGGCCAGCGTGGTGGGCTACTACGCCGAGCGTTATGCCCATTCCGATCCGTCGGTCTGGATGGAGCGCTTGGCCGCCGGTGAGATCTGGTGCAACGGCGAACAGCTCCGGGCCGATGGGGCGCTGTTCGCCGGGGATCAACTGATCTGGCATCGGCCCCCCTGGGAGGAGGCCGCCGTGCCGGTGCTGAGCCAGCGCGCGGTCGTCTTCGATGACGGCGACCTGCTGGTGCTGAACAAACCCAGCGGCCTGCCGGTGCTGCCCGCCGGAGGATTCCTGGAGCACACGCTGCTCAGCCAGCTGCGGCCCTGGGCGCCGGAGGCCCGGCCCGTGCATCGCCTGGGTCGCTTCACCTCCGGGCTGTTGGTCTGCGCGCGGCGGCGCGCAACCCGCGCCAACTTGAGTGCGCGCCTGCGGGAGAGCACCGCAGAGGCCAGCGTCAGCCGCGGCTGCCGGAAGGTCTACCGGGCGTTGACCGCAGCGTTGCCGGCAGCTTGGGGGCTGGGGGAGACCCGCCCGATTACGACCCCGATTGGGCGGCGGCCCCATCCGCTGCTGGGGGAGCTGTGGTGTGTGGCCTTGGCGGACGACGACGGTGCCCTGCCATCCCGCAGCGCGCTCACCCTGCTGGAGCGCCGGCCGGAGGGCTGCTTGGTGGAGGTGGAGATCGCCACGGGACGCCCCCATCAGATCCGGATCCACACCGCAGCGATCGGATCGCCACTGCTGGGCGATCCCCTCTATCTGCCGGGGGGAGCGGCGCGCCCTGAGGTGCTCCCCGGAGCGGGCGGTTACCAGCTGCATGCCCACCGCCTGCGCCTCGAGCCGGAGGGTTTGCAGCTGGAGGCGCCCCTGCCCTCAGGCCTTCTCGAAGGCCAGCAGCCGTGA